A stretch of Deinococcus roseus DNA encodes these proteins:
- a CDS encoding thymidine phosphorylase has product MRIPDLIQKKRDGGQHTEAEIRFLIEGYVNGQVPDYQVAAWLMAVFFQGMTPEETTYLTLAMAESGDLLDLSSLSHTVDKHSTGGVGDKTSLVLTPMLAALGLTVAKMSGRGLAHTGGTIDKLESIPGWSPVLEDEAFLKQAREIGLALVGQSKNLAPADGLLYALRDVTGTVECVPLIASSIMSKKLAAGAKTIVLDVKVGSGAFMKTLQDGQILAEAMVNIGKLSGRNVRAVLTDMETPLGRMTGNTLEVLEAIQTLRGEGPEDLRELCLSLAKETLLAEGFSEEEADRRPREVLQDGSALAKLRAFVASQGGDPSYIDDPSLFFVAPETVEVQAHASGFVSHIEALKIGQALLVLGGGRETKGEAIDHSVGIELLKKLGEKVQAGEPIARIYHQNKGKDAALKLVEEALKIEGKQPAEAELILGHIA; this is encoded by the coding sequence ATGCGGATTCCTGACCTGATCCAGAAAAAACGGGACGGAGGCCAGCACACCGAGGCCGAGATCCGCTTCCTGATCGAGGGCTACGTGAACGGACAGGTGCCCGACTACCAGGTCGCAGCCTGGCTGATGGCGGTGTTCTTTCAGGGCATGACCCCCGAAGAAACCACGTACCTGACCCTCGCCATGGCTGAAAGTGGTGACCTGCTGGACCTTTCCAGCCTTTCGCACACCGTGGACAAACACTCCACTGGAGGGGTGGGAGACAAAACCAGTCTGGTGCTCACCCCCATGCTGGCCGCACTGGGTCTGACCGTGGCCAAGATGAGCGGACGGGGCCTCGCGCACACCGGAGGCACCATCGACAAACTGGAAAGCATTCCGGGCTGGAGCCCCGTGCTGGAAGACGAGGCTTTCCTGAAACAGGCCCGTGAGATTGGTCTCGCGCTGGTGGGCCAGAGCAAAAACCTTGCCCCTGCCGACGGCCTGCTTTACGCCCTCAGAGACGTGACCGGAACGGTGGAATGCGTGCCATTGATCGCCAGTTCCATCATGAGCAAGAAACTGGCCGCTGGCGCAAAAACCATCGTGCTGGATGTCAAAGTGGGCAGTGGAGCGTTCATGAAGACCCTGCAGGACGGGCAAATTCTGGCAGAGGCCATGGTGAACATCGGGAAACTCAGCGGGCGCAATGTGCGGGCCGTGCTGACCGACATGGAAACCCCTCTGGGACGCATGACGGGCAACACTTTAGAGGTGCTGGAGGCCATCCAGACCCTCAGGGGAGAAGGCCCCGAAGACCTGCGGGAACTGTGCCTCTCGCTGGCAAAAGAAACCCTGCTGGCCGAGGGCTTCAGCGAAGAAGAAGCCGACCGCAGACCCCGAGAAGTCCTGCAGGACGGCTCTGCACTGGCCAAACTGCGGGCTTTCGTGGCCTCCCAGGGCGGAGATCCCAGCTACATCGACGACCCCTCCCTGTTCTTTGTGGCCCCGGAAACCGTGGAGGTGCAGGCCCACGCTTCAGGCTTTGTCTCCCACATTGAAGCCCTGAAGATCGGACAGGCCTTGCTGGTGCTGGGCGGAGGCCGTGAAACCAAAGGGGAAGCCATCGACCACTCGGTGGGCATCGAACTCCTGAAAAAACTGGGGGAAAAGGTGCAGGCCGGAGAACCCATCGCCCGCATCTACCACCAGAACAAAGGCAAAGACGCAGCTTTAAAACTGGTCGAGGAGGCCCTGAAGATTGAGGGCAAACAGCCAGCAGAAGCAGAGTTGATTCTGGGGCACATTGCCTGA
- the deoC gene encoding deoxyribose-phosphate aldolase, translating to MNDPLNLADYIDHTLLKAAATPSDIRKLCEEAAEHGFKAVCINPGYIQLALECLSESEVKVATVAGFPLGALTPEQKAREAALSVEMGADEVDMVINIGAAKAGDWDLVLRDIQAVREATEDVILKVIIETCYLTEAEKIRATELVLEAGADFVKTSTGFGSGGATLEDIQLMAKITQGKIGIKAAGGVKTPQDAQRFIEAGATRLGTSSGVALVQGEKAGEGY from the coding sequence ATGAATGACCCCTTAAACCTTGCAGATTACATTGACCACACCCTCCTGAAAGCTGCAGCCACCCCGTCAGACATTCGCAAACTCTGCGAGGAGGCCGCAGAGCACGGGTTCAAAGCCGTGTGCATCAATCCCGGTTACATCCAGCTTGCCCTGGAATGCCTCTCGGAAAGCGAAGTCAAAGTCGCCACCGTTGCAGGTTTTCCCCTCGGAGCCCTGACCCCTGAGCAGAAAGCCAGAGAAGCTGCCCTCAGCGTGGAAATGGGTGCAGATGAGGTGGACATGGTGATCAACATCGGGGCCGCCAAAGCAGGCGACTGGGATCTGGTCCTCAGGGACATCCAGGCCGTGCGGGAAGCCACCGAAGACGTGATCCTCAAGGTCATCATCGAAACCTGTTACCTGACCGAAGCAGAAAAAATCCGCGCCACCGAACTGGTGCTGGAAGCCGGAGCAGACTTCGTGAAAACCAGCACCGGATTTGGCAGCGGAGGCGCAACCCTGGAAGACATCCAGCTGATGGCCAAAATCACCCAGGGCAAAATTGGCATCAAAGCAGCCGGAGGCGTCAAGACCCCCCAGGATGCCCAGAGGTTCATTGAAGCTGGAGCCACCCGACTGGGCACCTCCAGCGGCGTTGCCCTGGTGCAGGGAGAAAAGGCAGGCGAAGGCTACTGA
- a CDS encoding ABC transporter permease encodes MSFLDLFTLTFLATLIRSTTPLLLAALGGLFSERSGIVNIALEGIIIFGALAGAVTTQLLDASLGNAAPWVGWIAGALVGGLVAWIHAVISIKYRADQVISGTAINLLAIGVPGVILSFLYGSSTESKTIEHALPQWGFGDFRFSPPVYFAFLMVLIGWYVLYKTPYGLRIRATGEHPKAAASMGVNVYQIRYTAVVISGMLAGTAGVFLSMGFLNSFTRNLSAGQGFIALAALIFGKWTPLGTLGATLLFGFFSALAITLGGADLFPSSIVQVMPFLFTIIALALTGKGTAPKAVGKAYE; translated from the coding sequence ATGAGTTTTCTGGATCTGTTCACGCTGACTTTTCTGGCGACCCTGATCCGCTCGACCACGCCGCTTTTGCTGGCAGCGCTTGGGGGCCTGTTCAGCGAGCGTTCCGGGATTGTCAACATTGCGTTAGAAGGAATCATCATTTTTGGTGCCCTGGCCGGGGCTGTGACCACACAATTGCTGGATGCATCTTTAGGCAACGCTGCCCCCTGGGTCGGCTGGATTGCTGGTGCACTGGTGGGTGGTCTGGTGGCCTGGATTCACGCCGTGATCTCCATCAAATACAGGGCCGATCAGGTCATCTCTGGCACCGCCATCAATTTGCTGGCCATCGGGGTGCCCGGGGTGATCCTGAGCTTCCTGTATGGCTCCTCCACAGAAAGCAAAACCATTGAACATGCGCTGCCCCAGTGGGGTTTCGGGGATTTCCGTTTCAGCCCGCCTGTTTACTTTGCTTTCCTGATGGTGCTGATTGGGTGGTACGTGCTCTACAAAACCCCTTATGGCCTGCGAATCCGGGCCACCGGGGAACACCCCAAGGCAGCAGCCAGCATGGGTGTGAATGTGTACCAGATCCGCTACACCGCAGTGGTCATCTCGGGTATGCTGGCAGGTACCGCAGGTGTGTTTCTCTCGATGGGTTTCCTGAACAGCTTCACCCGAAACCTCTCGGCAGGACAGGGGTTCATTGCCCTGGCCGCTCTGATTTTCGGAAAATGGACCCCGCTGGGCACCCTGGGAGCCACCCTGCTGTTCGGATTTTTCAGTGCTCTGGCCATCACCCTGGGTGGAGCAGACCTTTTTCCCAGCAGCATCGTGCAGGTCATGCCCTTTCTGTTCACCATCATTGCCCTGGCGCTCACCGGCAAAGGGACTGCGCCGAAAGCCGTAGGTAAAGCATATGAATGA
- a CDS encoding ABC transporter permease, translating to MSQSYTTTRSASLIALYTSLLAGLGLLLLPFLTYTRNFSGAGTLQLLTGKVMDYSGFPPEHLPAMGTALGLGWALFACLLISAFAALRKASWLWMAGLAGLLIAVLATVSVQVSLGQATQNLLGQNIPLRRIPFVSGGVNLGLVLGLLASLVTLFTGLSGFRVWRERMEKLRWALVPSVSFLIAIVGGALIIVAIQEVPSGLSSPLTMPEMLVGKFDLIWFVYSTLFAPLTNLPDFLQSLVLATPLILTGLSVAFAFRAGLFNIGAPGQMTIGAIFAMLVGVYVHLPAVFLLPLTVLAGALGGALWGGLVGWLKARFGSSEVINTIMLNYVAAGIFVFMIGSSEVKFFGHTFQMPFKAEGFEAKSAELQAGAQLPGLLQLFGLHKDGDHISLSWMAGLLVLGLLFAVLKNRNRLWIALAAGVAVTAALWVPMTVQATGALISSRLNVAFLLALLASMFFGVFLWRTARGYEIRAVGLSPKAAEYGGINVAKNTILAMVVAGAFAGLTASHYVMGGALDEYRLKQSLPVSVGFDGITIALLGQSTPVGVVASSVLFGVLDTGGLYVDQKLDALNRDIVTVLKAIIVLIIAAQGFLSKKIISPPPAPPEANPTPKEERKEVTA from the coding sequence ATGAGCCAGAGTTACACCACCACCAGAAGCGCAAGCCTGATTGCGCTGTACACCAGTCTGCTTGCTGGACTGGGCCTGCTTTTGCTTCCCTTTCTGACCTACACCCGCAATTTCAGCGGTGCAGGGACCCTGCAACTGCTGACCGGGAAAGTCATGGATTATTCCGGGTTTCCTCCCGAGCATCTGCCTGCCATGGGCACAGCGCTGGGTCTGGGCTGGGCGCTTTTTGCCTGTCTGCTGATCTCTGCTTTTGCAGCCCTGAGAAAGGCTTCCTGGCTGTGGATGGCTGGACTGGCAGGCCTGCTGATTGCTGTGCTGGCAACGGTCAGCGTGCAGGTTTCGCTGGGACAGGCCACCCAGAATTTGCTGGGCCAGAACATCCCCCTCAGACGCATTCCTTTTGTTTCTGGAGGGGTCAATCTGGGTCTGGTGCTGGGACTGCTGGCTTCGCTGGTGACCCTGTTCACCGGATTGAGCGGCTTCAGGGTCTGGCGGGAGCGCATGGAGAAACTGCGCTGGGCCCTGGTTCCCTCTGTGTCCTTCCTGATTGCCATTGTGGGCGGTGCCCTGATCATCGTGGCGATTCAGGAGGTCCCCAGTGGCCTCTCCTCTCCCCTGACCATGCCTGAAATGCTGGTCGGAAAATTTGACCTGATCTGGTTCGTGTACTCCACCCTCTTTGCCCCCCTGACCAACCTCCCGGATTTCCTGCAGAGCCTGGTGCTGGCCACCCCCCTGATCCTGACCGGCCTCAGTGTGGCCTTTGCTTTCCGGGCGGGCCTGTTCAACATTGGTGCCCCTGGACAGATGACCATTGGGGCCATCTTTGCCATGCTGGTGGGGGTTTATGTGCATCTGCCTGCAGTTTTTCTGCTGCCCCTGACCGTGCTGGCGGGTGCTCTGGGAGGAGCGCTGTGGGGCGGTCTGGTCGGCTGGCTGAAAGCCCGTTTCGGGTCCAGCGAGGTGATCAACACCATCATGCTGAATTACGTGGCTGCAGGGATTTTCGTGTTCATGATCGGTTCCAGCGAGGTGAAATTCTTCGGACACACCTTCCAGATGCCTTTCAAAGCAGAGGGGTTTGAGGCCAAAAGTGCAGAGTTGCAGGCGGGAGCGCAACTGCCCGGTTTGCTGCAGCTGTTCGGGCTGCACAAAGACGGGGACCACATCAGCCTGAGCTGGATGGCAGGTCTGCTGGTGCTGGGTTTGCTCTTTGCTGTGCTGAAAAACAGAAACCGCCTGTGGATTGCTCTGGCTGCTGGGGTGGCCGTGACTGCAGCCCTGTGGGTGCCCATGACCGTGCAGGCCACGGGTGCCCTGATTTCCAGCCGCCTGAATGTGGCTTTCCTGCTGGCCCTGCTTGCTTCCATGTTCTTCGGGGTTTTCCTGTGGAGGACTGCCCGTGGCTACGAGATCCGTGCTGTGGGCCTGTCTCCAAAAGCCGCCGAATACGGGGGCATCAACGTTGCAAAGAACACCATCCTGGCCATGGTGGTTGCAGGTGCATTTGCAGGTCTGACCGCTTCCCACTATGTGATGGGGGGAGCGCTGGACGAGTACCGCCTGAAACAGAGCCTGCCCGTCAGTGTGGGTTTTGATGGGATCACCATTGCCCTGCTGGGCCAGAGCACCCCGGTGGGTGTGGTGGCTTCCAGTGTGCTGTTCGGGGTGCTGGACACGGGCGGTCTGTATGTGGACCAGAAGCTGGATGCCCTCAACCGTGACATCGTGACCGTGCTGAAGGCCATCATCGTGCTGATCATTGCGGCGCAGGGTTTCCTGAGCAAGAAGATCATCAGCCCGCCTCCTGCTCCACCTGAAGCCAACCCCACCCCTAAAGAAGAACGCAAGGAAGTGACCGCATGA
- a CDS encoding ABC transporter ATP-binding protein gives MTSDPTMTEPYAIEPPAIELRGITKRFPLVLANDNINLKVNWGSIHALVGENGAGKSTLMKILYGMQPPTSGEIRVNGKPAPMLDPRDAIQNGIGMVHQHFMLVGPLTVTENVILGMEPTSGTSINYAAARKRVKELIEQFKFGLNPDAKIEDLPVGLQQKVEILKTLYRGARILILDEPTAVLTPAETEDLFRFLREQFAQQGNSVIFISHKLHEVLELCDEISVIRDGKMIGSIPREGATTETIARMMVGREVTLKVQKKEAQPKEKVLEVLNASIASSHKKPVLDQVSFHVARGEVVGIAGIDGNGQSELVEAITGLRPLSRGEIRYSGETLKKADARRVAEAGLSHIPEDRNERGLVLEMSTAENMILGQHRNPFFSGKFGLLNLMRIRKHTETQIDLYDVRPRSADLPAGRYSGGNAQKVIVAREMFRNPKILVASQPTRGVDIGAIEFIHRQIIRARDQGLGVLLVSADLTEVMNLSDRILVMFEGQVMGEMKASEATEEKLGLLMAGVNSKAAQEEKQPALA, from the coding sequence ATGACTTCGGACCCCACCATGACCGAACCTTATGCAATTGAACCCCCTGCCATTGAACTCAGGGGCATCACCAAGCGCTTCCCTCTGGTGCTGGCCAACGACAACATCAACCTGAAGGTGAACTGGGGCAGCATTCATGCGCTGGTGGGAGAGAACGGCGCAGGGAAAAGCACCCTCATGAAAATCCTTTATGGCATGCAGCCCCCCACCAGTGGTGAAATCCGGGTGAATGGAAAGCCTGCACCCATGCTCGACCCCAGAGACGCCATCCAGAACGGCATTGGAATGGTGCACCAGCACTTCATGCTGGTCGGACCTCTGACCGTAACCGAGAACGTGATTCTGGGGATGGAACCGACCAGTGGCACCAGCATCAATTACGCTGCTGCACGCAAACGGGTCAAAGAACTGATCGAGCAATTCAAGTTTGGCCTGAACCCGGACGCAAAAATTGAAGACCTTCCTGTGGGCCTGCAGCAAAAAGTGGAGATCCTGAAAACCCTGTACCGGGGGGCCAGAATCCTGATTCTGGATGAACCCACCGCAGTTCTGACCCCTGCAGAAACCGAGGACCTGTTCCGTTTTTTGCGCGAACAGTTTGCCCAGCAGGGGAACAGCGTGATTTTCATTTCCCACAAGCTGCACGAGGTTTTAGAGCTCTGTGATGAGATCTCGGTGATCCGGGACGGCAAGATGATCGGCAGCATTCCCAGGGAGGGGGCCACCACCGAGACCATCGCCCGCATGATGGTGGGCCGCGAGGTGACCCTGAAGGTCCAGAAAAAAGAAGCCCAGCCAAAAGAGAAGGTGCTGGAAGTCCTGAATGCCAGCATTGCCAGCAGCCACAAGAAACCTGTGCTGGATCAGGTGTCTTTTCATGTGGCAAGGGGTGAAGTGGTGGGCATTGCCGGGATTGACGGCAACGGTCAGAGCGAACTGGTGGAGGCCATCACCGGACTGCGCCCGCTTTCCAGAGGCGAAATCCGCTACTCGGGCGAGACCCTGAAAAAAGCCGATGCCAGACGGGTGGCCGAAGCAGGCCTGAGCCACATCCCCGAAGACCGCAATGAACGCGGATTGGTGCTGGAAATGAGCACCGCTGAAAACATGATCCTGGGACAGCACCGAAATCCCTTCTTCAGCGGGAAATTCGGACTTTTGAACCTGATGCGCATTCGCAAGCACACCGAAACCCAGATTGACCTGTACGATGTGCGACCCAGATCAGCGGATCTGCCTGCCGGACGCTACTCGGGTGGGAATGCCCAGAAGGTCATCGTGGCAAGAGAGATGTTCAGGAACCCGAAAATCCTTGTCGCCAGTCAGCCGACCCGTGGGGTGGACATCGGGGCCATTGAATTCATTCACCGTCAGATCATCCGGGCCAGAGACCAGGGGCTGGGGGTGCTGCTGGTCAGCGCAGACCTCACCGAAGTCATGAACCTCTCAGACCGCATCCTGGTGATGTTCGAGGGGCAGGTCATGGGGGAAATGAAAGCCAGCGAAGCCACCGAGGAAAAACTGGGCCTGCTGATGGCTGGCGTGAACTCTAAAGCAGCACAAGAAGAAAAACAACCCGCTCTGGCCTGA